A stretch of Helicobacter pylori DNA encodes these proteins:
- a CDS encoding glycosyltransferase family 10 domain-containing protein, translating to MANWWGGAKEFKKSVLYFILSQRYKITLHRNPDKPADIVFGSPIGSARKILSYQNAKRVFYTGENEVPNFNLFDYAIGFDELDFRDRYLRMPLYHANLHYKAEIVNDTTSPYKLKADSLYTLKKPSHNFKENHPHLCALIHNKSDPLKRGFASFVASNANAPVRNAFYDALNSIDPVTGGGSVKNTLGYNVKNKNEFLSQYKFNLCFENSQGYGYVTEKILDAYFSHTIPIYWGSPSVAKDFNPKSFVNVHDFNNFDEAIDYIKYLHAHQNAYLDMLYENPLNTIDGKASFYQNLSFEKILDFFKTILENDTIYHCDGSSYSALHRDLNEPLVSIDNLRVNYDDLRVNYDDLRREHERLLSKATPLLELSQNTTFKIYRKAYQKSLPLLRAARKLIKKMGL from the coding sequence CGCTATAAAATCACTTTACACCGAAACCCTGATAAACCTGCGGACATCGTCTTTGGCAGTCCTATTGGATCGGCCAGAAAAATCCTATCCTACCAAAACGCTAAACGAGTGTTTTACACCGGTGAAAACGAAGTCCCTAATTTCAACCTCTTTGATTACGCCATAGGCTTTGATGAATTGGACTTTAGAGATCGTTATTTGAGAATGCCTTTGTATCATGCCAATTTGCATTATAAAGCCGAGATTGTTAATGACACCACTTCACCCTATAAACTCAAAGCTGACAGCCTCTATACTTTAAAAAAACCCTCCCATAATTTTAAAGAAAACCACCCACATTTATGCGCGCTAATCCATAATAAGAGCGATCCTTTGAAAAGAGGGTTTGCCAGTTTTGTGGCGAGCAACGCTAACGCTCCTGTTAGGAACGCTTTCTATGACGCTTTAAATTCTATTGATCCAGTTACTGGGGGAGGGAGCGTGAAAAACACTTTAGGCTATAACGTCAAAAACAAAAACGAATTTTTAAGCCAATACAAGTTCAACCTCTGTTTTGAAAATTCACAAGGCTATGGCTATGTAACCGAAAAAATCCTTGATGCGTATTTTAGCCATACTATCCCTATTTATTGGGGGAGTCCCAGCGTGGCGAAAGATTTTAACCCTAAAAGTTTTGTGAATGTCCATGATTTCAACAATTTTGATGAAGCGATAGATTATATCAAATACTTGCACGCGCACCAAAACGCTTATTTAGACATGCTCTATGAAAACCCTTTAAACACCATTGATGGGAAAGCTAGTTTTTACCAAAATTTGAGTTTTGAAAAGATCTTGGATTTTTTTAAAACGATTTTAGAGAACGATACGATTTATCATTGCGATGGCTCTTCTTATTCTGCTTTGCATCGTGATTTGAATGAGCCGTTAGTTTCCATTGATAATTTGAGGGTTAATTATGATGATTTGAGGGTTAATTATGATGATTTGAGAAGGGAACATGAACGCCTCTTATCAAAGGCTACCCCTCTTTTGGAACTATCCCAGAACACCACTTTTAAAATCTATCGCAAAGCCTATCAAAAATCCTTACCTTTGTTGCGCGCTGCGAGAAAGTTGATTAAAAAAATGGGTTTGTAA
- the gdhA gene encoding NADP-specific glutamate dehydrogenase codes for MYVEKILQSLQKKYPYQKEFHQAVYEAITSLKPLLDSDKSYEKHAILERLIEPEREIFFRVCWLDDNHQIQVNRGCRVEFNSAIGPYKGGLRFHPSVNESVIKFLGFEQVLKNSLTTLAMGGAKGGSDFDPKGKSEHEIMRFCQAFMNELYRHIGATTDVPAGDIGVGEREIGYLFGQYKKLVNRFEGVLTGKGLTYGGSLCRKEATGYGCVYFAEEMLQERNSSLEGKVCSVSGSGNVAIYTIEKLLQIGAKPVTASDSNGMIYDKDGIDLELLKEIKEARRGRIKEYVLEKKSAKYTPTENYPKGGNAVWHVPCFAAFPSATENELSVLDAKTLLSNGCKCVAEGANMPSSNEAIELFLQAKISYGIGKAANAGGVSVSGLEMAQNASMHPWSFEVVDAKLHHIMKEIYKNVSQTAKEFKDPTNFVLGANIAGFRKVASAMIAQGV; via the coding sequence ATGTATGTTGAAAAAATCCTCCAATCTTTACAGAAAAAATACCCTTATCAAAAAGAGTTCCATCAAGCCGTTTATGAAGCTATCACTTCGTTAAAACCCCTTTTAGACAGCGATAAAAGCTATGAAAAGCATGCGATTTTAGAGCGTTTGATTGAGCCTGAAAGGGAGATTTTTTTTAGAGTGTGTTGGCTAGATGATAACCATCAAATCCAAGTCAATCGGGGGTGTAGGGTTGAATTCAATTCGGCTATTGGCCCTTATAAGGGGGGTTTGAGATTCCACCCTAGCGTGAATGAAAGCGTGATCAAGTTTTTAGGCTTTGAGCAAGTGTTGAAAAATTCGCTCACCACTTTGGCTATGGGGGGTGCTAAGGGGGGGAGCGATTTTGACCCTAAAGGGAAGAGCGAGCATGAAATCATGCGTTTTTGCCAGGCGTTCATGAACGAATTATACCGCCACATTGGAGCCACGACTGATGTGCCAGCTGGGGATATTGGAGTGGGCGAAAGAGAGATTGGCTATCTGTTTGGGCAATACAAAAAATTAGTCAATCGTTTTGAGGGCGTATTGACCGGTAAAGGACTCACTTATGGGGGGAGCTTGTGCAGAAAAGAAGCCACCGGCTATGGGTGCGTGTATTTTGCTGAAGAAATGTTGCAAGAAAGGAACAGCTCTTTAGAGGGCAAGGTTTGCAGCGTTTCTGGGAGCGGTAATGTCGCTATTTATACCATTGAAAAATTGCTTCAAATAGGAGCCAAACCGGTAACGGCAAGCGATTCTAATGGCATGATTTATGATAAAGACGGCATTGATTTAGAGCTTTTGAAAGAGATTAAAGAAGCGCGTCGTGGGAGGATCAAGGAATACGTTTTAGAAAAAAAGAGCGCGAAATACACCCCAACAGAAAATTACCCCAAAGGGGGGAATGCAGTGTGGCATGTGCCTTGTTTTGCGGCTTTTCCTAGTGCGACTGAGAATGAATTGAGCGTTTTAGACGCTAAAACCCTCCTTTCTAATGGGTGTAAATGCGTGGCTGAAGGAGCGAACATGCCCTCAAGCAATGAAGCGATTGAATTGTTTTTGCAGGCTAAGATTTCTTATGGTATAGGCAAGGCGGCTAATGCTGGAGGGGTGAGCGTGAGCGGCTTGGAAATGGCGCAAAATGCGAGCATGCACCCTTGGAGTTTTGAAGTGGTGGATGCGAAATTGCACCACATCATGAAAGAGATTTATAAGAATGTTTCTCAAACCGCTAAAGAGTTTAAAGATCCTACTAATTTCGTTTTAGGGGCTAATATCGCTGGTTTTAGAAAAGTGGCGTCTGCGATGATAGCGCAAGGGGTTTGA
- a CDS encoding M48 family metallopeptidase, with translation MLDIWIDMIICIFYLLFFTTPYIVGDILQLKFIRQKLCEKPVLLPQKDYEEAGNYAIRKMQLSIISQILDGIIFAGWVFFGLTHLEDLMHDLNLSETLGYLVFALLFLAIQSVLSLPISYYTTMHLDKEFGFSKVSLSLFFKDFFKGLSLTLSVGLLLIYTLIMIIEHVEHWEISSFFVVFVFMILANLFYPKIAQLFNQFTPLNNRDLESQIESMMDKVGFKSEGIFVMDASKRDGRLNAYFGGLGKNKRVVLFDTLISKVGTEGLLAILGHELGHFKNKDLLKSLGIMGGLLALVFALIAHLPPLVFEGFNVSQTPASLIAILLLFLPVFSFYAMPLIGFFSRKNEYNADKFGASLSSKEVLAKALVSIVSENKAFPHSHPFYVFLHFTHPPLLERLKALDYEIE, from the coding sequence TTATTTGCTCTTTTTTACGACTCCTTACATTGTAGGCGATATTTTGCAATTGAAATTTATCCGTCAAAAGCTCTGCGAGAAGCCTGTTTTACTCCCACAAAAGGATTATGAAGAAGCGGGAAATTATGCCATTAGGAAAATGCAATTATCCATTATTTCTCAAATTTTAGACGGGATAATCTTTGCTGGTTGGGTCTTTTTTGGTTTGACGCATTTAGAAGATTTGATGCATGATTTAAACCTTTCTGAAACGCTAGGTTACTTGGTGTTTGCCTTGTTGTTTTTAGCGATTCAAAGCGTTTTATCCTTACCCATTAGCTACTACACCACCATGCATTTGGATAAGGAATTTGGCTTTTCTAAAGTGAGCTTGTCGTTGTTTTTTAAGGATTTTTTCAAAGGGTTATCGCTCACTTTAAGCGTGGGGTTGTTGTTGATTTACACCCTTATTATGATTATTGAGCATGTGGAACATTGGGAGATTAGCTCGTTTTTTGTCGTGTTTGTTTTTATGATACTGGCTAATCTTTTTTACCCTAAAATCGCCCAGCTTTTCAACCAATTCACCCCCTTGAATAACCGGGATTTGGAAAGTCAAATTGAGAGCATGATGGATAAGGTGGGTTTTAAATCCGAAGGTATCTTTGTGATGGACGCTAGCAAGAGGGATGGGCGTTTGAACGCGTATTTTGGGGGATTGGGTAAAAACAAGCGGGTGGTGTTGTTTGACACTTTGATCTCTAAAGTTGGGACAGAAGGGCTTTTAGCCATTTTAGGGCATGAATTAGGGCATTTTAAAAATAAGGATTTGTTGAAAAGTTTAGGGATTATGGGAGGCTTGCTCGCTCTTGTTTTTGCTTTGATCGCTCATTTGCCACCGTTGGTTTTTGAAGGCTTTAACGTTTCACAAACGCCAGCGAGTTTGATTGCGATTTTACTCTTGTTTTTGCCGGTATTTTCTTTTTACGCTATGCCTTTGATCGGGTTTTTTAGCCGAAAGAATGAATACAATGCGGACAAATTTGGGGCGAGTTTAAGCTCTAAAGAGGTTTTAGCCAAAGCGTTAGTGTCTATTGTGAGCGAAAATAAAGCGTTCCCCCATTCGCACCCTTTTTATGTTTTCTTGCATTTCACGCACCCACCCCTATTAGAGCGCTTGAAAGCTTTGGATTATGAAATTGAATGA
- a CDS encoding peptide chain release factor N(5)-glutamine methyltransferase, whose product MTLSQALNKAKKELSQKGFRGGLESEILLGFVLQKERVFLHTHAYLELNHEEEARFFELVEKRLNDCPIEYLLESCDFYGRSFFVNEHVLIPRPETEILVKKALDIISQYHLKEIGEIGIGSACVSVSLALENPKISIHASDISLKALEVASKNIERFNLKERVFLKKTRLWDRMPTIQMLVSNPPYIAKSYPLEKSVLKEPHEALFGGVKGDEILKEIVFLAAGLKIPFLVCEMGYDQLKSLKECLEFCGYDAEFYKDLSGFDRGFVGVLKSF is encoded by the coding sequence ATGACTCTTTCACAAGCCCTAAACAAAGCCAAAAAAGAATTATCGCAAAAAGGTTTTAGGGGGGGATTAGAGTCTGAAATTTTATTAGGCTTTGTCTTGCAAAAAGAAAGGGTTTTTTTGCACACGCATGCTTATTTAGAATTAAACCACGAAGAAGAGGCACGCTTTTTTGAACTGGTAGAAAAGCGTTTGAATGACTGCCCCATAGAATATTTATTGGAAAGCTGTGATTTTTATGGGCGCTCTTTTTTCGTGAATGAGCATGTTTTAATCCCACGGCCTGAAACGGAGATTTTAGTCAAAAAAGCCCTTGATATTATTTCTCAATACCATTTAAAAGAAATAGGCGAAATAGGCATAGGGAGTGCTTGCGTGTCTGTTAGTTTGGCTTTAGAAAACCCAAAAATTTCCATTCATGCGAGCGATATTTCATTAAAAGCTTTAGAAGTGGCGTCCAAAAATATTGAACGCTTTAATTTAAAAGAGCGTGTTTTCTTAAAAAAAACGCGCCTTTGGGATCGCATGCCAACGATACAAATGCTTGTCTCTAACCCGCCCTATATCGCTAAAAGTTATCCTTTGGAAAAATCCGTCCTCAAAGAACCGCACGAAGCCCTTTTTGGGGGGGTTAAAGGCGATGAAATCTTAAAAGAAATCGTTTTTTTAGCCGCTGGATTAAAAATCCCTTTTTTGGTTTGTGAAATGGGGTATGACCAGTTAAAAAGCTTGAAAGAATGCTTGGAATTTTGCGGTTATGATGCAGAGTTTTACAAGGATTTGAGCGGCTTTGATAGAGGGTTTGTGGGCGTTTTAAAAAGTTTTTAA